One region of Metallosphaera sedula DSM 5348 genomic DNA includes:
- a CDS encoding succinate-semialdehyde dehydrogenase: MKAAVLHTYKEPLSIEDVNISQPKAGEVKIKVKATGLCHSDVNVFEGKTPVPPPVVAGHEISGIVEEVGPGVTRVKPGDRVISAFIHPCGKCGNCVAGKENLCETFSQVRLKGVMPDGTSRLSKDGKEIRTFLGGGFAEYAIVGENALTRVPEDMDLEKVAVLGCAGLTGYGAISSSKIEPGDTVAVIGVGGVGLSTIQLLRASGAGRIIAVGTKKWKLDRAMELGATDVVNSKEIDPVKAIKEITGGGPQVVIEAGGNEDTIHMALDSVRIGGKVVLVGLPPATAMIPIRVASIVRGGIEVVGNYGGRPRVDMPKLLELVRQGRYDPSRLVTGRFRLEEINEAVKMLEEGEAIRSLIIP; encoded by the coding sequence ATGAAAGCTGCAGTACTTCATACGTATAAGGAACCGCTGTCCATTGAGGACGTGAATATCTCCCAACCTAAGGCTGGGGAAGTCAAGATCAAGGTCAAGGCAACCGGGCTCTGTCACTCCGACGTCAATGTCTTTGAGGGGAAAACCCCAGTTCCTCCCCCAGTGGTTGCTGGACACGAAATATCAGGGATTGTGGAGGAAGTGGGACCTGGGGTGACCAGGGTTAAACCAGGTGATAGGGTGATTTCAGCGTTTATTCACCCCTGTGGTAAATGCGGTAACTGCGTTGCAGGAAAGGAGAATCTGTGTGAGACCTTCTCCCAGGTCAGACTCAAGGGAGTAATGCCAGATGGAACGTCAAGGCTGTCAAAGGACGGAAAGGAGATAAGGACTTTCCTTGGAGGCGGTTTCGCGGAGTACGCCATTGTGGGAGAGAACGCGCTAACCAGGGTTCCAGAGGACATGGACCTAGAGAAGGTAGCTGTCCTAGGTTGTGCTGGGTTAACAGGGTACGGTGCCATATCATCATCCAAGATTGAGCCTGGAGACACTGTGGCCGTGATAGGCGTAGGAGGAGTGGGTTTGTCCACAATACAACTCCTAAGGGCCTCGGGTGCCGGGAGGATAATCGCCGTGGGAACGAAAAAGTGGAAACTTGACAGGGCCATGGAGCTAGGTGCAACTGACGTGGTAAACTCGAAGGAGATAGATCCCGTCAAAGCAATAAAGGAGATCACGGGTGGAGGGCCACAGGTGGTGATAGAGGCTGGAGGAAATGAGGATACGATTCATATGGCGCTGGATTCAGTTAGAATTGGAGGAAAGGTGGTTCTGGTAGGGTTACCTCCAGCAACGGCCATGATACCCATCAGGGTAGCGTCAATAGTTAGGGGAGGCATAGAGGTTGTGGGGAATTACGGAGGAAGACCTAGGGTTGATATGCCCAAGCTTCTCGAGCTAGTGAGGCAGGGAAGATACGATCCGTCTAGGCTTGTGACGGGTAGATTCAGGTTGGAGGAAATAAATGAGGCAGTCAAAATGCTTGAGGAAGGAGAGGCCATAAGAAGTCTCATAATCCCGTAA
- a CDS encoding NADH-quinone oxidoreductase subunit B family protein, which yields MNWFIKGIRMGVKTEDDYHHETKWPSRLTRVKGGEITCPTDAIGEEWKQERCIFCRACEPVFSPTGETLTPRVERSDVTFKRSFYLYPLDAGSCGGCNLELRLISSPQYDMTRFGIFFTNTPKHADALLIMGNLGKRMEEVIRRAYDVIPSPKLVILLGTCAISGGVTGIPPDIRGDVIVPGCPPTPASILDALIKAKGGDRK from the coding sequence ATGAATTGGTTTATAAAGGGAATTAGGATGGGTGTTAAGACCGAGGACGATTATCACCACGAAACTAAATGGCCATCCAGGCTCACGAGAGTTAAAGGAGGAGAAATTACCTGTCCCACTGACGCCATAGGTGAGGAATGGAAACAGGAGAGATGCATTTTCTGCAGGGCATGTGAACCCGTATTCTCGCCAACAGGGGAGACCTTGACACCTAGGGTTGAGAGGTCAGATGTTACCTTCAAAAGATCATTCTATCTGTATCCGTTAGATGCTGGAAGCTGTGGCGGATGCAACCTAGAACTAAGGCTGATTTCCTCTCCTCAGTATGATATGACTAGATTTGGTATTTTCTTCACCAATACCCCCAAGCACGCCGACGCACTACTAATTATGGGGAATCTGGGCAAGAGAATGGAAGAGGTTATAAGGAGAGCTTATGATGTAATACCTTCCCCAAAGCTAGTGATTCTCTTGGGTACGTGTGCCATATCAGGTGGAGTGACCGGAATTCCACCAGACATAAGGGGAGACGTCATTGTTCCAGGCTGTCCCCCAACCCCTGCCTCAATACTTGATGCATTGATAAAGGCCAAAGGAGGTGATAGGAAGTGA
- a CDS encoding acryloyl-coenzyme A reductase yields the protein MKAVVVKGHKQGYEVREVQDPKPASGEVIIKVRRAALCYRDLLQLQGFYPRMKYPVVLGHEVVGEILEVGEGVTGFSPGDRVISLLYAPDGTCHYCRQGEEAYCHSRLGYSEELDGFFSEMAKVKVTSLVKVPTRASDEGAVMVPCVTGMVYRGLRRANLREGETVLVTGASGGVGIHALQVAKAMGARVVGVTTSEEKASIVGKYADRVIVGSKFSEEAKKEDINVVIDTVGTPTFDESLKSLWMGGRIVQIGNVDPTQSYQLRLGYTILKDIAIIGHASATRRDAEGALKLTAEGKIRPVVAGTVHLEEIDKGYEMLKDKHKVGKVLLTT from the coding sequence ATGAAAGCTGTCGTAGTGAAAGGACATAAACAGGGTTATGAGGTCAGGGAAGTTCAGGACCCGAAACCTGCTTCAGGAGAAGTAATCATCAAGGTCAGGAGAGCAGCCCTGTGTTATAGGGACCTTCTCCAGCTACAGGGGTTCTACCCTAGAATGAAGTACCCTGTGGTTCTAGGACATGAGGTTGTTGGGGAGATACTGGAGGTAGGTGAGGGAGTGACCGGTTTCTCTCCAGGAGACAGAGTAATTTCACTCCTCTATGCGCCTGACGGAACCTGCCACTACTGCAGACAGGGTGAAGAGGCCTACTGCCACTCTAGGTTAGGATACTCTGAGGAACTAGATGGTTTCTTCTCTGAGATGGCCAAGGTGAAGGTAACCAGTCTCGTAAAGGTTCCAACGAGAGCTTCAGATGAGGGAGCCGTTATGGTTCCCTGCGTCACAGGCATGGTGTACAGAGGGTTGAGAAGGGCCAATCTAAGAGAGGGTGAAACTGTGTTAGTTACGGGAGCAAGCGGTGGAGTTGGAATACATGCCCTGCAAGTGGCAAAGGCCATGGGAGCCAGGGTAGTGGGTGTCACGACGTCGGAGGAGAAGGCATCCATCGTTGGAAAGTATGCTGATAGGGTCATAGTTGGATCGAAGTTCTCGGAGGAGGCAAAGAAAGAGGACATTAACGTGGTAATAGACACCGTGGGAACGCCAACCTTCGATGAAAGCCTAAAGTCGCTCTGGATGGGAGGTAGGATAGTCCAAATAGGAAACGTGGACCCAACCCAATCCTATCAGCTGAGGTTAGGTTACACCATTCTAAAGGATATAGCCATAATTGGGCACGCGTCAGCCACAAGGAGGGATGCAGAGGGAGCACTAAAGCTGACTGCTGAGGGGAAGATAAGACCAGTGGTTGCGGGAACTGTTCACCTGGAGGAGATAGACAAGGGATATGAAATGCTTAAGGATAAGCACAAAGTGGGGAAAGTACTCCTTACCACGTAA
- a CDS encoding hydrogenase 4 subunit F yields the protein MTGLNLVGWIILVPILGSAVVFKEKYSTVASATITLILVLALKPFLPIVSQFYVSNLTWYFLVMVAGVYLLSSIYSLFYVEKRGVQERNYYYFLNLFAASMLFTLSVNNLGLMWVGLEATTISSVLLVTFEGTSTALEAGWRYLLLVSSGVTFAFISVILFYFGLHTLTISEVLYPHFSPLFSLASAIALLGFGTKAGVFPVNTWLPDAHSEAPSPVSALFSGVLLPVSIYILHTIFIIAPLPGLYSWLATISILISSIMMASQRYYKRLFAYSTIENMNFALLGVAVNSLTGLVILLVTHAFAKAGAFYASGSLLKSQGTKEINEHGLYGSPLLASSLILSSLAVTGAPPFGNFIGEFLILSSVLKHGLVPQFWIVIISLIISFVCVNYHVSRMIFKGKPFRERYKALSIIAIISALISLIVGVVGVVLL from the coding sequence ATGACTGGCCTAAACCTAGTGGGATGGATAATACTAGTTCCCATTTTGGGAAGTGCAGTAGTTTTTAAGGAAAAGTACTCCACGGTAGCCTCTGCTACGATCACCCTAATTCTCGTGCTAGCTCTCAAACCATTTTTACCCATAGTCTCCCAATTTTACGTTAGTAACTTAACTTGGTATTTTTTGGTCATGGTGGCCGGTGTCTATCTGCTCTCATCCATTTACTCCCTCTTCTACGTGGAGAAGAGGGGAGTTCAGGAAAGGAATTACTATTATTTCCTCAATCTATTCGCCGCCTCCATGTTGTTCACACTCTCCGTCAACAATCTTGGACTCATGTGGGTTGGATTAGAGGCCACTACGATATCGTCCGTGCTTCTAGTAACCTTTGAGGGTACTTCAACTGCACTTGAGGCAGGATGGAGGTATCTCCTTCTTGTTTCCTCCGGAGTGACTTTCGCATTCATCTCTGTCATCCTTTTCTATTTCGGCCTACACACCTTAACCATAAGCGAGGTACTATATCCTCACTTTTCTCCATTATTCTCGTTGGCCTCAGCCATTGCACTATTGGGTTTCGGGACAAAGGCTGGAGTATTCCCAGTAAATACCTGGCTACCAGATGCTCATTCGGAAGCTCCTTCACCTGTGAGTGCACTTTTTTCAGGAGTCCTCCTGCCAGTATCTATCTACATTCTTCACACAATTTTCATCATAGCACCCCTTCCGGGACTGTATAGCTGGCTAGCTACTATCTCCATTCTCATTTCCTCCATAATGATGGCTAGCCAACGATATTACAAGAGGCTATTCGCCTACTCCACGATCGAGAACATGAATTTTGCCCTTCTTGGGGTTGCAGTGAACTCGTTAACAGGTTTAGTTATACTCTTGGTGACTCACGCATTCGCTAAGGCTGGGGCGTTTTATGCGTCTGGATCCCTGCTCAAAAGCCAAGGGACCAAGGAGATCAACGAACATGGACTCTATGGAAGTCCCTTACTAGCTTCTTCGCTCATCCTTTCATCTCTAGCAGTAACGGGTGCACCTCCCTTTGGCAACTTCATTGGAGAGTTCCTGATTCTCTCCTCAGTCCTCAAACATGGACTTGTCCCCCAATTCTGGATTGTAATCATTTCCTTGATAATATCATTCGTCTGCGTTAACTATCATGTGTCTAGGATGATCTTTAAGGGAAAACCATTTCGGGAGAGATACAAGGCACTCTCGATCATTGCCATAATTTCAGCTCTGATTTCCTTAATCGTTGGTGTAGTAGGGGTGGTACTACTATGA
- a CDS encoding NADH-quinone oxidoreductase subunit D-related protein — translation MRVIGDIGPYCLTSDGLREGPCIKDQSEEESLGYGSFKFVYGPSAGGLLESVGFEITTYGESIEKINHLPYKGRQITLSGLTIGDALLRVERINGAFTASHSISFLQAIESALEIEVPHDVVISRMAQLELERIRNNLLVIQRVLESASFLVPSFLLLQQIEEVNRAIARSCGHRYFFGANYPGGVRCELKLPSLKISDIERTLENRIFIDRLQGNGVVKDSFSIGPVARASGFKYDARLDSDFLAYRNFDLRIPTQDQGDAFSRILVRLEEIKESLRLLQELKVKPCSFTMKIRDGEGIGRVESPSGDLAYLTRVRSGHVERAYLLAPSKVNMRLFLKSMPGNIFTDFPFNWESFGIWISELEVDLE, via the coding sequence ATGAGAGTTATAGGAGATATAGGGCCTTACTGCCTGACCTCAGACGGGCTCAGAGAAGGACCGTGCATTAAGGACCAGAGCGAAGAGGAGAGTCTGGGCTATGGTTCATTCAAGTTCGTTTATGGCCCGTCAGCTGGGGGTCTACTGGAGTCAGTGGGATTTGAAATTACAACTTATGGAGAAAGCATAGAGAAAATAAATCATTTACCATATAAGGGTAGACAAATAACTCTCTCCGGGCTGACAATTGGAGATGCCCTCCTTAGAGTTGAGAGAATTAACGGAGCGTTCACCGCATCTCATTCCATCTCTTTTCTTCAGGCAATTGAGAGTGCCTTAGAGATAGAGGTGCCTCACGACGTTGTTATTTCTAGGATGGCTCAGCTCGAGCTTGAAAGGATAAGGAATAATCTACTCGTGATTCAGAGGGTATTGGAATCGGCATCGTTCCTGGTTCCATCATTTCTTCTTCTCCAGCAGATAGAGGAGGTTAACAGGGCCATAGCGAGGTCTTGCGGTCATAGATATTTCTTTGGGGCTAACTACCCAGGAGGAGTTAGATGTGAGCTTAAGCTTCCGTCTCTTAAGATTTCGGACATAGAGAGAACGCTAGAGAACAGGATCTTCATTGACAGACTCCAAGGCAATGGAGTGGTTAAGGATAGCTTCTCCATTGGGCCTGTCGCCAGGGCCTCTGGGTTCAAGTACGACGCAAGGCTAGACTCGGATTTTCTAGCTTACAGGAACTTTGACCTGAGAATCCCTACTCAGGATCAGGGAGATGCCTTCTCCAGGATCCTAGTTCGTCTGGAGGAGATTAAGGAATCGCTTAGGCTACTCCAGGAGCTCAAGGTAAAACCCTGTAGTTTCACCATGAAGATAAGGGATGGAGAGGGAATAGGAAGAGTTGAGAGCCCATCTGGAGATCTGGCTTACCTCACAAGGGTGAGGAGTGGCCACGTGGAGAGAGCATACCTTTTAGCTCCATCAAAGGTAAACATGAGACTTTTCCTCAAGTCCATGCCTGGAAATATCTTCACTGACTTTCCCTTCAACTGGGAAAGTTTCGGGATCTGGATATCTGAGCTCGAGGTCGATCTGGAATGA
- a CDS encoding respiratory chain complex I subunit 1 family protein: MINTLVETLIQVSAVLALSPLYPGILEKMKARVEGRRGPSIFQPYYDLLKLNKKEMTIPRNAGWLFVNGPYLVFSIYVLISFVIPVVYPEPVYLTPVVDFLGGALLFSLSGFLKVYESMESSSNLVTLGVSRNISFAYLGEATLLTVFIAVALVTGTNNPYITMEAIQSPTEYLFLPHITASVAFFMLWLYETGKLPLESSGMSEMGMIDDSLVYEYSGKGLMLLRWGSYVKSYLLGSVLLNVFLIPWGMQTGVLGAMADVGIMFLKWLVLLMITVVIETSLAKFRLFKIQDFLIVALVLSVFSVILTVTLNG; the protein is encoded by the coding sequence ATGATTAACACGTTAGTGGAAACACTTATCCAGGTCTCTGCAGTACTTGCCCTCTCTCCTCTCTATCCCGGCATCCTTGAGAAAATGAAAGCTAGGGTGGAAGGAAGAAGAGGTCCTAGCATATTTCAGCCCTACTACGATCTACTAAAACTTAACAAGAAGGAGATGACCATTCCGAGAAACGCAGGATGGCTCTTCGTCAATGGACCATACCTTGTTTTCTCGATTTATGTCCTTATCTCCTTTGTAATTCCTGTTGTTTACCCAGAACCTGTCTATCTTACCCCAGTGGTGGACTTTTTAGGAGGAGCTCTCCTTTTCTCGCTTTCAGGTTTCTTGAAAGTCTATGAGTCCATGGAAAGCTCTAGTAACCTAGTAACTCTTGGGGTATCGAGAAACATTTCCTTTGCCTATCTTGGAGAGGCCACCCTGCTAACAGTGTTCATAGCAGTTGCGTTGGTAACTGGAACTAATAATCCCTACATTACAATGGAGGCTATTCAATCGCCGACAGAATATCTCTTCCTGCCTCATATAACAGCCAGTGTGGCCTTTTTCATGTTATGGTTGTACGAGACTGGGAAACTTCCGTTGGAGAGCTCAGGGATGTCGGAAATGGGAATGATCGATGATTCTCTAGTATATGAATACAGCGGAAAGGGTCTGATGCTATTGAGATGGGGAAGCTACGTGAAGTCTTACCTTCTTGGGTCTGTGTTGTTAAACGTCTTCCTCATACCCTGGGGAATGCAGACGGGTGTACTTGGGGCCATGGCGGATGTGGGAATAATGTTCCTGAAGTGGTTAGTTCTCCTTATGATAACCGTGGTAATAGAGACAAGCCTCGCGAAGTTCAGGCTATTTAAGATACAGGACTTCCTGATTGTGGCCTTAGTGCTCTCGGTGTTTTCGGTTATCCTGACGGTGACCTTGAATGGTTGA
- a CDS encoding proton-conducting transporter transmembrane domain-containing protein, whose protein sequence is MILELDLIYILSALSLVTSLFSNRISLVLLVLASGILAFYGVQELPMGIFYLVAGLVWVLVALHSLFHYSDKWLTMTLSGTVLGIIVVLTSTNYIEFLAGWETMTLFSFVGIAIYRKDWKPALTFLAFGELSTALLLAGFALAYSQTGSLVFERLSTQLPLIITSMGFIVKMGIFPFLVVEWLPIAHGNARSDLSAVLSATVTMTGIYGILKMESLSPVSTYLGIFLLAVGAFSNLFGALYSYVSDHVKGLLAFSTIENNGAMLALLGSLELVSGDLKEFVTFSLFTYVIAHSLAKTGLFLSTGYVEGESLTTASSFRYGLSVLGAVLMAMSLSGLLPTIGGIATWSLLESMFMEAITLPHFINIVPIVAGVMIGMGEGFATGSLAKFVSYTQLTKPIKDKQGLILAVSGILVLVTVGLAYLLSPFRTEVSQLGVGLNSLISSQYQRSFGGIDPLYILVSWPIIALIVYLSLGKRKIRVVDPWDNGSAQGFRYTSFGMANNVRLMLRALLRTKTGSLETSADIFWQAMLVLIRWYLKFSRTFSRSFMNGSLRWYMVYMIIAIVVIMVITL, encoded by the coding sequence GTGATTCTAGAACTCGACCTAATTTACATACTATCTGCTCTTTCCTTAGTTACATCCCTCTTCAGCAACAGAATATCTTTAGTGCTTCTCGTGTTAGCTTCTGGGATACTTGCCTTTTACGGTGTACAGGAACTACCCATGGGTATATTCTACCTAGTCGCGGGATTGGTATGGGTTCTGGTCGCTTTACACTCCTTGTTCCACTATAGCGATAAGTGGCTCACTATGACCCTAAGTGGTACTGTACTAGGGATCATTGTGGTTCTTACCAGCACGAACTACATCGAGTTTCTCGCGGGATGGGAAACCATGACGCTTTTCTCGTTCGTTGGAATAGCGATCTACAGAAAGGACTGGAAACCTGCATTAACTTTCCTTGCGTTCGGGGAGCTGAGCACTGCATTACTGCTAGCCGGTTTCGCCCTTGCCTACTCTCAGACAGGTAGTCTAGTATTCGAGAGGTTAAGCACTCAGCTCCCCCTCATTATAACGTCAATGGGTTTCATCGTCAAGATGGGAATATTCCCATTCCTTGTCGTGGAGTGGTTGCCCATAGCCCACGGAAACGCCAGGTCGGATCTATCAGCAGTTCTAAGCGCAACGGTAACCATGACAGGGATTTACGGAATATTGAAGATGGAGTCCTTGAGTCCCGTTTCGACGTATCTGGGAATATTCCTTCTCGCCGTGGGAGCCTTCTCCAACCTGTTTGGTGCCCTATACTCCTATGTCTCCGATCATGTTAAGGGATTGCTAGCGTTTAGCACCATCGAAAATAATGGTGCCATGCTAGCTCTGTTGGGAAGCCTAGAGCTTGTGAGCGGAGACTTGAAGGAGTTCGTCACGTTTAGTCTTTTTACTTACGTAATAGCTCACTCCCTCGCTAAGACAGGGCTTTTTCTTTCAACTGGATATGTTGAGGGAGAATCGCTGACAACTGCAAGCTCCTTTAGATATGGTCTCTCAGTTCTAGGAGCAGTCCTGATGGCCATGTCGTTATCGGGGCTTTTGCCTACCATAGGGGGAATCGCGACGTGGTCATTGCTGGAGTCGATGTTCATGGAAGCTATAACACTACCGCACTTCATCAACATTGTCCCAATAGTGGCAGGTGTCATGATAGGCATGGGAGAGGGATTTGCCACCGGATCCCTTGCGAAGTTCGTATCATACACTCAACTGACAAAACCGATCAAGGACAAACAGGGACTCATCCTTGCAGTTTCTGGGATCCTCGTCTTAGTTACTGTGGGCCTGGCGTATCTTCTTTCTCCCTTCAGAACAGAGGTGTCCCAGCTTGGGGTTGGGCTAAATTCCCTTATCTCCTCGCAATATCAAAGAAGTTTTGGAGGGATTGATCCGCTTTATATCTTAGTTTCATGGCCGATTATCGCATTAATAGTGTACCTGTCCCTAGGTAAGAGAAAAATAAGAGTTGTAGACCCTTGGGATAATGGATCTGCTCAAGGATTTAGATACACCTCCTTTGGCATGGCAAATAACGTGAGACTGATGTTAAGGGCTTTACTTAGAACCAAGACTGGATCCCTGGAGACTAGCGCTGACATCTTCTGGCAAGCCATGTTAGTTTTAATCAGATGGTATCTCAAATTCTCTAGAACCTTCTCCAGGAGCTTCATGAATGGCTCCCTGAGATGGTACATGGTTTACATGATAATTGCCATTGTCGTCATAATGGTGATCACGTTATGA
- a CDS encoding CBS domain-containing protein, giving the protein MILKELIGREPVTIDPESDLVRAAKLMKKEIVGSLLVVEGGEPKGIISERDIVYAIASDLPLTTKVREVMSTNLVTADAGTDVGEAAILMVGKGIRHLVVKEGSRVIGVVSLRDVARSLGLIATDLTIW; this is encoded by the coding sequence ATGATTCTGAAAGAATTAATCGGGAGGGAACCAGTAACCATAGATCCTGAGTCAGATCTCGTTAGGGCCGCTAAGCTCATGAAAAAGGAGATAGTGGGCTCACTTCTGGTAGTTGAGGGAGGAGAACCTAAGGGGATCATCTCTGAAAGGGATATAGTGTATGCCATAGCCTCAGATCTTCCCTTGACCACCAAGGTAAGGGAAGTTATGAGCACCAACTTGGTGACGGCTGATGCAGGGACTGACGTTGGGGAAGCGGCAATCCTAATGGTGGGTAAGGGGATTAGGCATCTCGTCGTGAAGGAGGGGAGCAGAGTCATTGGCGTAGTGTCGCTTAGGGATGTTGCAAGAAGCCTAGGCCTGATTGCGACAGACCTCACTATCTGGTGA